A region of Pyxidicoccus parkwaysis DNA encodes the following proteins:
- the accD gene encoding acetyl-CoA carboxylase, carboxyltransferase subunit beta: MAWFSKKPRISTPSEAEQPTESRPSRMEGLWAKCETCDEILYRQDLEKNWMVCPHCEHHHAWPARARLNALLDPDSFEEFDKELEPQDPLGFTDSKKYKDRLKSTRKNLGENDAFVSGVGRIEGHQVSVGCFIFDFMGGSMGSVVGEKVTRVFERAHELKCSAIIFSASGGARMQEGIFSLMQMAKTSAAIARFRTGTRPYISVLLNPTTGGVAASFSWLGDVMLAEPKALIGFAGPRVIEQTIRQKLPEGFQRSEFLLDHGMIDSIVHRKDLRTKLGQILGLLG; this comes from the coding sequence ATGGCCTGGTTCTCCAAGAAGCCCCGCATCTCCACCCCCTCCGAAGCCGAGCAGCCAACCGAGTCCCGCCCGTCCCGCATGGAAGGCCTGTGGGCCAAGTGCGAGACCTGCGACGAAATCCTCTACCGGCAGGATTTGGAGAAGAACTGGATGGTGTGCCCGCACTGCGAGCACCACCACGCCTGGCCCGCTCGCGCGAGGCTCAACGCGCTGTTGGATCCGGACAGCTTCGAGGAGTTCGACAAGGAGCTGGAGCCGCAGGATCCGCTCGGGTTCACCGACTCGAAGAAGTACAAGGACCGGCTCAAGTCCACGCGGAAGAACCTGGGTGAGAACGACGCCTTCGTCTCCGGCGTGGGCCGCATCGAGGGCCACCAGGTGTCCGTGGGCTGCTTCATCTTCGACTTCATGGGCGGCTCCATGGGCTCGGTGGTGGGCGAGAAGGTGACGCGCGTCTTCGAGCGCGCGCACGAGCTGAAGTGCTCGGCCATCATCTTCTCCGCGTCCGGCGGCGCGCGCATGCAGGAGGGCATCTTCTCCCTCATGCAGATGGCGAAGACGTCCGCGGCCATCGCCCGCTTCCGCACCGGCACGCGGCCGTACATCTCCGTGCTGCTCAACCCCACCACCGGCGGCGTGGCCGCGTCCTTCTCGTGGCTGGGCGACGTCATGCTCGCCGAGCCCAAGGCCCTCATCGGCTTCGCCGGCCCGCGCGTGATTGAGCAGACCATCCGCCAGAAGCTCCCCGAGGGCTTCCAGCGCTCCGAGTTCCTGCTGGATCACGGGATGATCGACAGCATCGTCCACCGCAAGGACCTGCGGACGAAGCTGGGCCAGATTCTCGGCCTGCTGGGCTGA
- a CDS encoding AMIN domain-containing protein, with amino-acid sequence MKASAVWLLGVVLVPVLALAQAPAADVNTITAVQVNGGTVSITGTKKPNFTTFTMTDPPRLVIDISEAVFSGVPEEVQVGNGTVTGIRTASYGSDASAIARVLIGYEREVETDIQANGNQLVVKVTGGAGQAVAQAPAETPAAQPSTAAQPAATEGSAAQAAAAAKADREAQEKAAADAAAAAKADREAQEKAAAEATARAQADAEAEKKRQEEARVAAQRQEEEARASAQAAADEKKRQQEEAQASAKAAEDERRAAAQAAAEQKKRQQEEAQASAQSAAEEKKRQQEEAQASAKAAADEKKRQAQAAAEERQAQAQAAADERKAQAEAAADARRQRQEEARASRESAKQEKLAVAETPRERREVTSSGGEVSVSSRRKTMTLVGFQQQSGASRVFIRTNEPVRYTASEDGRSVVVELENTRIDLSNNTRPLDTSFFSSPVTRVEADSAGRGVRVTINLRQQVAFQARQEGNVISLDFPRAGR; translated from the coding sequence ATGAAGGCCTCTGCGGTGTGGCTGCTCGGTGTCGTGCTGGTGCCTGTGCTGGCGCTCGCGCAAGCGCCGGCGGCGGACGTGAACACCATCACCGCCGTCCAGGTGAATGGCGGCACCGTGTCCATCACCGGCACGAAGAAGCCCAACTTCACCACCTTCACCATGACGGACCCTCCGCGGCTCGTCATCGACATCTCCGAGGCCGTCTTCTCCGGCGTCCCGGAGGAGGTGCAGGTGGGCAATGGCACGGTGACGGGCATCCGCACCGCCAGCTACGGCTCGGACGCGTCCGCCATCGCCCGCGTGCTCATCGGCTATGAGCGCGAGGTGGAGACGGACATCCAGGCCAACGGCAACCAGCTCGTCGTGAAGGTGACGGGTGGCGCGGGCCAGGCCGTCGCGCAGGCGCCCGCGGAGACTCCGGCCGCCCAGCCGTCCACCGCCGCGCAGCCCGCCGCCACGGAGGGCAGCGCCGCCCAGGCCGCCGCCGCCGCGAAGGCGGACCGCGAGGCCCAGGAGAAGGCCGCCGCTGACGCCGCCGCCGCCGCGAAGGCGGACCGCGAGGCCCAGGAGAAGGCCGCCGCCGAGGCCACCGCCCGCGCCCAGGCGGACGCCGAGGCGGAGAAGAAGCGCCAGGAGGAGGCCCGCGTCGCGGCCCAGCGCCAGGAGGAGGAGGCCCGCGCCTCCGCCCAGGCCGCCGCCGACGAGAAGAAGCGCCAGCAGGAGGAGGCCCAGGCCTCCGCGAAGGCCGCCGAGGACGAGCGCCGCGCCGCCGCGCAGGCCGCCGCCGAGCAGAAGAAGCGCCAGCAGGAGGAGGCCCAGGCCTCCGCGCAGAGCGCCGCCGAGGAGAAGAAGCGCCAGCAGGAGGAGGCCCAGGCCTCCGCGAAGGCCGCCGCCGACGAGAAGAAGCGCCAGGCCCAGGCCGCCGCCGAGGAGCGTCAGGCCCAGGCGCAGGCCGCCGCGGACGAGCGCAAGGCCCAGGCCGAGGCCGCCGCCGACGCGCGCCGCCAGCGCCAGGAGGAGGCCCGCGCCTCCCGCGAGAGCGCGAAGCAGGAGAAACTGGCCGTGGCCGAGACGCCGCGCGAGCGCCGCGAGGTGACCAGCAGCGGCGGCGAGGTCTCCGTGTCGTCGCGCCGCAAGACGATGACGCTGGTGGGCTTCCAGCAGCAGTCGGGTGCATCCCGCGTCTTCATCCGCACCAACGAGCCGGTGCGCTACACGGCCAGCGAGGACGGCCGCTCCGTGGTGGTGGAGCTGGAGAACACGCGCATCGACCTGAGCAACAACACCCGCCCGCTGGACACGTCCTTCTTCAGCTCTCCCGTGACTCGGGTGGAGGCGGACTCCGCGGGCCGTGGGGTGCGTGTCACCATCAACCTGCGCCAGCAGGTGGCGTTCCAGGCCCGCCAGGAGGGCAATGTCATTTCGTTGGACTTCCCGCGCGCGGGGCGGTGA
- a CDS encoding MBL fold metallo-hydrolase — protein MKLRVLGCHGGELPTCKSTCFLVDDVLALDAGALTGSLTLEELCRVDHILVGHSHFDHVKDLPLMADLVIGRRDKPVTIYASRECTRALRDNMFNNALWPDFTRIPTRANPVLQLKSFRAGSTFQVGPYTVRSVPVSHPVESCGFIISNGKTSLAMSGDTGPTDKLWKALNQTENLKALLLETSFPNKLQSLADISGHLTPYTLEQELKKFRRNGASVMLYHLKPAFVTQLKKELAPLPVDVLELGDTFEL, from the coding sequence GTGAAGCTGCGAGTCCTCGGCTGCCACGGCGGCGAGCTGCCCACCTGCAAGAGCACGTGCTTCCTCGTCGATGACGTGCTCGCGCTCGACGCGGGGGCGCTGACGGGCTCGCTCACTCTGGAGGAGCTGTGCCGCGTGGACCACATCCTCGTGGGTCACAGCCACTTCGACCACGTGAAGGACCTGCCGCTGATGGCGGACCTGGTCATCGGCCGCCGCGACAAGCCGGTCACCATCTACGCCTCGCGTGAGTGTACGCGCGCCCTGCGCGACAACATGTTCAACAACGCGCTGTGGCCGGACTTCACCCGCATCCCCACACGCGCCAACCCCGTCCTCCAGCTCAAGTCCTTCCGCGCGGGCAGCACCTTCCAGGTGGGCCCCTACACCGTGCGCAGCGTGCCGGTGAGCCACCCCGTGGAGTCGTGCGGCTTCATCATCTCCAACGGGAAGACCTCGCTCGCCATGAGCGGCGACACCGGTCCCACCGACAAGCTCTGGAAGGCGCTCAACCAGACGGAGAACCTCAAGGCGCTCCTCCTGGAGACGTCCTTCCCCAACAAGCTCCAGTCCCTCGCGGACATCTCCGGCCACCTCACGCCGTACACGCTGGAGCAGGAGCTGAAGAAGTTCCGCCGCAACGGGGCCTCGGTGATGCTGTACCACCTGAAGCCCGCCTTCGTGACGCAGCTCAAGAAGGAGCTGGCGCCGCTGCCGGTGGATGTGCTCGAGCTCGGCGATACGTTCGAGCTGTAG
- a CDS encoding bifunctional folylpolyglutamate synthase/dihydrofolate synthase codes for MSAPRTPQEALAFFTKLNPSGIKLGLERVREALEALGHPERRYPALHVAGTNGKGSTCAFTAAALQAAGHHVGLYTSPHLVRINERIRVDGVDISDEDFGRAILEVLERYPSAVSEPMTYFEFGTVVALWHFARVGVDVAVLETGLGGRLDATTASSPVVTAITPVSFDHMEYLGHTLAAIAGEKAGILKPGVPCVVSRQEPEALEAIVRKAEALGVPLWVEGKDFAGETKADGTLSYRGPSWSLEGLALALRGPHQKQNAAVALACLEALHARGVAVPLEAARTGLASARWPGRLEEVPGQPPLLLDGAHNPAGVEVLLASLRALYADRRIHLVFGVVGDKDRGPMMRALFPKCTSVQLTPLETPRSLAPAAYLDEARSLCADVAAWSDLDSALDAARRKAGQGDVVLCTGSLFLVGMVKARLG; via the coding sequence ATGAGCGCCCCGCGGACGCCCCAGGAGGCGCTGGCCTTCTTCACGAAGCTCAACCCCTCCGGCATCAAGCTGGGGCTGGAGCGCGTGCGCGAGGCGCTGGAGGCGCTGGGCCACCCGGAGCGGCGCTACCCGGCGCTGCACGTGGCGGGCACCAACGGCAAGGGCAGCACCTGCGCCTTCACCGCCGCCGCGCTCCAGGCCGCAGGCCACCACGTGGGCCTCTACACGTCCCCGCACCTGGTGCGCATCAACGAGCGCATCCGCGTGGACGGCGTGGACATCTCCGACGAGGACTTCGGGCGCGCCATCCTCGAGGTGCTGGAGCGCTACCCGTCCGCCGTCTCCGAGCCGATGACGTACTTCGAGTTCGGCACCGTGGTGGCCCTCTGGCACTTCGCCCGCGTGGGTGTGGACGTGGCCGTGCTGGAGACGGGCCTCGGTGGGCGCCTGGACGCCACCACCGCGTCGAGCCCGGTGGTGACGGCCATTACGCCCGTGTCCTTCGACCACATGGAGTACCTGGGCCACACGCTCGCGGCCATCGCGGGGGAGAAGGCCGGCATCCTCAAGCCCGGCGTGCCTTGCGTGGTGTCCCGCCAGGAGCCGGAGGCCCTGGAGGCGATTGTCCGCAAGGCCGAGGCATTGGGCGTCCCCCTGTGGGTGGAGGGGAAGGACTTCGCGGGCGAGACGAAGGCGGATGGAACCCTCTCGTACCGGGGGCCTTCCTGGTCGCTGGAGGGGCTGGCGCTCGCCCTGCGCGGGCCTCACCAGAAGCAGAACGCCGCGGTGGCGCTCGCCTGTCTGGAGGCCCTGCACGCGCGCGGTGTGGCCGTGCCGCTGGAGGCCGCCCGCACGGGGCTGGCCTCGGCGCGCTGGCCGGGGCGCCTGGAGGAAGTGCCCGGGCAGCCGCCCCTCCTGCTCGACGGCGCGCACAACCCCGCGGGGGTGGAGGTGCTGCTCGCCTCCCTTCGCGCGCTGTACGCGGACCGCCGCATCCACCTCGTGTTCGGCGTGGTGGGCGACAAGGACCGGGGACCGATGATGCGGGCCCTGTTTCCCAAGTGTACCTCGGTACAACTCACGCCGTTGGAGACGCCTCGCTCGCTCGCGCCCGCGGCGTACCTCGACGAGGCCCGCTCGCTCTGCGCGGACGTGGCTGCCTGGTCTGACCTGGACTCCGCGCTGGACGCGGCACGTAGGAAGGCAGGGCAGGGCGACGTCGTGCTCTGCACAGGCTCACTGTTCCTGGTGGGCATGGTGAAGGCCCGCCTGGGCTGA
- a CDS encoding alpha/beta fold hydrolase, with the protein MRLPDWRAAAPGPHFPTIDEVDFRALYSKTKYVVETADGWSLVITRYRPVKQPFPQPLFGEALLLVHGFSQNRHTWTSGQFVKNLLFFGVDIHILELRGHGKSSIAFQKERAERFKRPLPPDLDYGWDIDSYFLYDLPAAVSGVKRITRRERIFYCGHSMGGMLGYGYAGIHNDFEGLITIGSPADLGRGFMLLRVLAHGTPLLGGMIDLTLAGLNVTGKVEGAGRKLLARGVGALNAGLGRKLQPHERRALKFNAMPVDVILKFVERQIGKAEDSPLYQQLTTRLNRLINPERVSADDVRWLLREGGEREPRKVLEQFARWIRRGEMVCYRTGFDFKRGFGRIEVPMAIIFGDLDPLASLESTRSVYRAAKSEYLLWRPVKGNSHIELTMGHDIRQICYDIKNLIEYARTHRSRAPSLPRLRK; encoded by the coding sequence ATGCGCCTGCCGGACTGGAGAGCCGCGGCCCCAGGGCCGCACTTCCCCACCATCGACGAAGTCGACTTCCGGGCGCTTTACTCGAAGACGAAGTACGTCGTGGAGACGGCGGACGGTTGGTCGCTGGTCATCACCCGCTACCGTCCGGTGAAGCAGCCCTTCCCGCAGCCGTTGTTCGGGGAGGCGCTGCTGCTGGTGCACGGCTTCTCGCAGAACCGGCACACGTGGACGAGCGGCCAGTTCGTGAAGAACCTGCTCTTCTTCGGGGTGGACATCCACATCCTGGAGCTGCGCGGCCACGGCAAGAGCTCCATCGCCTTCCAGAAGGAGCGGGCCGAGCGCTTCAAGCGCCCCCTGCCGCCGGATCTCGACTACGGCTGGGACATCGACAGCTACTTCCTCTACGACCTGCCGGCGGCCGTCTCCGGCGTGAAGCGCATCACCCGGCGCGAGCGCATCTTCTACTGCGGCCACTCCATGGGCGGCATGCTGGGCTACGGCTACGCCGGCATCCACAACGACTTCGAGGGGCTCATCACCATCGGCTCCCCGGCGGACCTGGGCCGCGGCTTCATGCTGCTGCGCGTGCTGGCGCACGGCACGCCGCTCCTGGGCGGCATGATTGATTTGACGCTCGCCGGCCTGAATGTGACGGGGAAGGTGGAGGGGGCCGGCCGCAAGCTGCTGGCGCGAGGCGTGGGGGCCCTGAACGCGGGGCTGGGCCGCAAGCTGCAGCCGCACGAGCGGCGGGCGCTGAAGTTCAACGCCATGCCGGTGGACGTCATCCTCAAGTTCGTGGAGCGGCAGATTGGGAAGGCGGAGGACTCGCCCCTCTACCAGCAGCTCACCACGCGGCTGAACCGGCTCATCAACCCGGAGCGGGTGAGCGCGGACGACGTGCGCTGGCTCCTGCGCGAGGGCGGCGAGCGCGAGCCGCGCAAGGTGCTGGAGCAGTTCGCCCGGTGGATTCGCCGGGGGGAGATGGTCTGCTACCGGACGGGCTTCGACTTCAAGCGAGGCTTCGGCCGCATCGAAGTGCCCATGGCCATCATCTTCGGGGACCTGGACCCGCTGGCCTCGCTGGAGTCCACCCGGAGCGTGTACCGCGCGGCCAAGAGCGAGTACCTCCTGTGGCGGCCGGTGAAGGGAAACAGCCACATCGAGCTGACGATGGGCCACGACATCCGGCAGATCTGCTACGACATCAAGAACCTCATCGAGTACGCCCGGACGCATCGCAGCCGCGCGCCCAGCCTTCCGCGCCTGCGGAAGTAG
- a CDS encoding LPS-assembly protein LptD yields the protein MSILVPLAAALLVSSAQIPLATQVQLPTGETVELAADFVAYEADKQVLTARGHCELRTGDMLLRADEVTYDEAGQVATASGNVMFVGPGGMAAVADSVHVDIRSFEANLQGGFFMQKKGVTLEAMLAAKTPQELRAMGETPVILSGTRIRRTGPNSFVVDDLAFTPCECGPGEPSWRVEASAANVVLGERATLSWPVVYVRSVPVFALPWLYLPLAERRSGLLIPKPSTSSLNGFSLEQPVFVTLGRSYDMTFTPGYFSGGGLVTRVIDDRGTADTKDDLTVRDPKVFGVKGARLLSEFRYVPSEHARGRLTLGVLYDSRPVRDPRDRDGAFYRELVDGAPGPNIITDARGLRGEASWQHTQELGSGWYDRVDASLVSDGFYTRDLTADIIAREFQYLRSTASLYKREDELYAGLDVSLRQDIRFGYNFFQPNLVPADAGTATPGLPPVAPGTDLPSPRTFQRLPGITLALPERPLPFLGGLTGGLKVEYTRLSPMLHSNGDEGLDGIFRPQANAVSPWYATVPGELVPDPAQSDGIFNASDREARHRLDFLPRVSTSFALGDYARVTPSLGLRQDIWTGEVSGRTYQRGYPIAGLLLDSQVATTWSGREGAKYRHAIAPSLELRYIPGGWGRVPSAGATPGGPPQPYDEVDAAVPLQPDGRTRAFLHGILAVDQTLRFKRGTNLQEPLRLRIGQGFDLTRNGSNPANPDERGPVLRDTFARLSASAGVLTAGGQIRLDPNTGRLTQVSADFNIDNGKAALYGRFDDLLVTSQAALDKGADPLAIGPDAVRRRLDTLVGSALFTPLGPSSAERVQTLIAGTRLRLGFGLGVRYEAFVQPLVDDPNPLSQQTLGLSYGPACDCWRVEGVMILRRNASPEFAGINVSVAGFGSFGSGG from the coding sequence ATGAGCATCCTCGTCCCGCTCGCCGCCGCGCTGCTCGTGTCGTCGGCGCAGATTCCGCTCGCCACGCAGGTGCAGCTCCCCACCGGCGAGACGGTGGAGTTGGCGGCGGACTTCGTCGCGTATGAGGCCGACAAGCAGGTCCTCACCGCGCGCGGCCACTGCGAGCTGCGCACCGGGGACATGCTGCTGCGCGCCGACGAAGTGACGTACGACGAGGCCGGCCAGGTGGCCACCGCCTCCGGCAACGTCATGTTCGTGGGGCCCGGCGGCATGGCCGCGGTGGCGGACTCCGTCCACGTGGACATCCGCTCCTTCGAGGCCAACCTCCAGGGCGGCTTCTTCATGCAGAAGAAGGGCGTCACCCTGGAGGCCATGCTCGCGGCGAAGACGCCGCAGGAGCTGCGCGCCATGGGGGAGACGCCCGTCATCCTCAGCGGCACGCGCATCCGCCGCACCGGGCCCAATTCCTTCGTCGTGGACGACCTGGCCTTCACCCCGTGCGAGTGCGGCCCCGGCGAGCCGAGCTGGCGCGTGGAGGCCAGCGCCGCCAACGTCGTCCTCGGCGAGCGTGCCACGCTGAGCTGGCCCGTCGTGTATGTGCGCTCGGTGCCCGTCTTCGCGCTGCCGTGGCTCTACCTGCCTCTGGCGGAGCGGCGCTCGGGCCTGCTCATCCCCAAGCCCAGCACCTCCAGCCTCAACGGCTTCAGCCTGGAGCAGCCCGTCTTCGTCACCCTGGGCCGCAGCTACGACATGACCTTCACGCCGGGGTACTTCAGCGGCGGAGGGCTCGTCACGCGCGTCATCGACGACAGGGGCACGGCCGACACCAAGGATGACCTGACCGTTCGCGATCCGAAGGTCTTCGGAGTGAAGGGCGCCCGGCTGCTCTCGGAGTTTCGTTATGTGCCCAGCGAGCACGCCCGCGGCCGGCTGACGTTGGGGGTCCTCTACGACAGCCGGCCGGTCCGCGACCCTCGGGATAGAGACGGGGCGTTCTACCGGGAGCTCGTGGACGGAGCCCCGGGGCCCAACATCATCACGGACGCTCGAGGTCTGCGCGGTGAGGCCTCCTGGCAGCACACGCAGGAGCTGGGCAGCGGGTGGTACGACCGGGTCGACGCCTCCCTCGTCTCGGACGGCTTCTACACGCGCGACCTCACGGCAGACATCATCGCGCGGGAGTTCCAGTACCTGCGCAGCACCGCCTCCCTCTACAAGCGCGAGGACGAGCTCTACGCGGGCCTGGACGTGTCGCTGCGTCAGGACATCCGGTTTGGCTACAACTTCTTCCAGCCCAACCTCGTGCCGGCCGATGCGGGCACGGCCACACCCGGCTTGCCCCCGGTCGCGCCGGGCACGGACCTGCCGTCCCCCAGGACGTTCCAGCGGCTCCCCGGCATCACCCTCGCGCTGCCCGAGCGCCCGCTCCCGTTCCTCGGCGGGCTCACCGGCGGGCTCAAGGTGGAGTACACGCGGCTGTCCCCGATGCTGCACAGCAACGGCGACGAGGGCCTCGACGGCATCTTCCGGCCCCAGGCCAACGCCGTCTCGCCCTGGTACGCCACGGTGCCGGGCGAGCTGGTGCCGGACCCGGCCCAGTCCGACGGCATCTTCAACGCGTCGGACCGCGAGGCGCGGCATCGCCTGGACTTCCTTCCCCGCGTGTCCACGTCCTTCGCGCTCGGCGACTACGCGCGCGTGACGCCCTCGCTCGGGCTGCGGCAGGACATCTGGACCGGCGAGGTCTCCGGCCGCACGTACCAGCGCGGCTACCCGATTGCCGGGCTGCTCCTGGACTCGCAGGTCGCCACCACCTGGTCGGGGAGGGAGGGCGCGAAGTACCGGCACGCCATCGCCCCGTCGCTGGAGCTGCGCTACATCCCCGGCGGCTGGGGGCGCGTGCCCTCGGCGGGCGCCACACCGGGCGGGCCGCCCCAGCCCTACGACGAGGTCGACGCCGCCGTCCCCCTGCAGCCGGACGGACGCACGCGCGCCTTCCTGCACGGCATCCTCGCCGTGGACCAGACGCTGCGCTTCAAGCGTGGCACCAACCTGCAGGAGCCCCTGCGCCTGCGCATCGGTCAGGGGTTCGACCTGACTCGCAATGGCTCCAATCCCGCAAATCCAGACGAACGCGGGCCAGTCCTGCGAGACACCTTCGCGCGCCTGAGCGCCAGCGCGGGCGTGCTCACGGCGGGAGGGCAGATTCGTCTGGATCCGAACACTGGCCGGCTCACCCAGGTCAGCGCGGACTTCAACATCGACAATGGCAAGGCCGCTCTCTATGGGCGCTTCGATGACCTGCTCGTCACGTCGCAGGCCGCGCTCGACAAGGGAGCCGACCCCCTGGCAATCGGGCCGGATGCCGTGCGGCGGCGGCTCGATACCCTGGTCGGCAGCGCGCTGTTCACCCCGCTCGGTCCCTCCTCGGCCGAACGGGTACAGACCCTCATCGCAGGTACGCGTTTGAGGCTCGGATTTGGGCTGGGAGTGCGGTACGAAGCTTTTGTGCAGCCGTTGGTCGATGACCCGAATCCCCTCTCTCAACAGACTCTCGGCCTCTCGTATGGGCCTGCGTGCGACTGTTGGAGAGTCGAAGGGGTCATGATCCTACGCAGGAATGCGTCGCCGGAGTTCGCCGGCATCAACGTCAGCGTAGCCGGGTTCGGTTCCTTCGGTTCCGGCGGCTAG
- a CDS encoding Crp/Fnr family transcriptional regulator, whose product MGAEETLFQRFGKEFPKGTELFREGETGKEMYVIQAGRVSISKRVRDVEKVLAVLGPGEFFGEMAIISNKPRNASAVVQDDARLLVIDPKTFEGMIRGNAEIAVRMIKKLAERLSEADAQIENLLHHDPASRVVHQILQAALTRGRPHDEGVEIDYLVREMPRQLGVGEPAVRSMLDKLERAGLIERGTDRLTVYDTSRLHDYLQYLEMKWKFGDL is encoded by the coding sequence ATGGGCGCCGAGGAAACACTCTTTCAACGCTTCGGGAAGGAATTCCCCAAAGGTACCGAGCTCTTCCGCGAGGGAGAGACCGGCAAGGAGATGTACGTCATCCAGGCCGGCCGGGTATCCATCTCCAAGCGCGTACGCGACGTGGAGAAGGTGCTCGCGGTGCTCGGCCCCGGCGAGTTCTTCGGGGAGATGGCCATCATCTCCAACAAGCCCCGCAACGCGTCCGCCGTCGTCCAGGACGATGCGCGCCTCCTGGTCATCGACCCCAAGACGTTCGAGGGGATGATCCGCGGCAACGCCGAAATCGCCGTCCGGATGATCAAGAAGCTGGCCGAGCGCCTCTCCGAGGCCGACGCGCAGATTGAAAACCTGCTCCATCATGATCCGGCCAGCCGCGTGGTGCACCAGATCCTCCAGGCGGCGCTGACGCGCGGCCGCCCTCACGACGAGGGCGTGGAGATTGACTACCTGGTGCGCGAGATGCCCCGGCAGCTCGGCGTGGGCGAGCCTGCGGTGCGGAGCATGCTGGACAAGCTGGAGCGGGCCGGCCTCATCGAGCGCGGGACTGACAGACTGACCGTGTATGACACGTCCAGGCTCCACGACTATCTCCAATACCTGGAGATGAAGTGGAAGTTCGGAGACCTCTAG